The following are encoded in a window of Brevibacillus ruminantium genomic DNA:
- a CDS encoding ABC transporter permease, translating into MLQKEIEAIHQNHIKQKGKERNLIFVTQVTIFLVFIGIWEWMARMDAINVLIFSYPSKMWELFWTQLMDGRLLPHIGMTVWETVVGFLLGTILGTLLATLIWWSPFLSRVLDPYLVVLNSMPKVALGPVFIVFLGPGLLSIIAMGCAISVIITTIVIYTSFKEVNQNYIRVVQTLGGNKQQIFRLVILPSTIPTILSTLKVNVGLSWVGVIVGEFLVSKMGLGYLIIYGFQVFNFTLVMVSLAIIAVVATLMYQGVAFLERRLTSQFK; encoded by the coding sequence ATGCTGCAAAAGGAAATTGAAGCGATCCATCAAAATCATATCAAGCAAAAAGGCAAAGAACGAAATTTGATTTTCGTCACTCAGGTGACAATCTTTTTGGTTTTTATCGGAATTTGGGAATGGATGGCCCGAATGGACGCCATCAACGTGCTGATTTTCAGTTATCCGTCCAAGATGTGGGAGCTTTTCTGGACACAGCTAATGGATGGCCGGCTCCTGCCGCATATCGGCATGACGGTCTGGGAAACGGTTGTCGGCTTTCTGCTCGGAACGATTCTTGGCACCTTGCTGGCTACACTGATCTGGTGGTCACCGTTTCTCTCCCGCGTGCTCGACCCCTATCTCGTCGTCCTGAACAGCATGCCCAAAGTAGCGCTCGGACCCGTCTTTATCGTCTTTCTCGGTCCCGGTTTGCTCTCGATTATCGCGATGGGCTGCGCCATCTCTGTCATCATCACCACCATCGTCATCTATACCAGCTTCAAGGAAGTCAACCAGAATTACATCAGGGTTGTGCAGACCCTGGGTGGGAACAAACAGCAAATCTTTCGCTTGGTGATCTTGCCCTCCACCATCCCCACTATTTTGTCTACACTGAAGGTAAATGTGGGTCTCTCTTGGGTTGGTGTGATCGTCGGCGAGTTTCTCGTCTCGAAGATGGGGCTGGGATACCTGATTATCTACGGCTTCCAAGTGTTTAATTTTACGCTGGTCATGGTTTCGCTGGCGATCATTGCTGTCGTAGCAACTCTGATGTATCAAGGGGTTGCTTTTCTGGAAAGGAGACTCACCAGCCAATTTAAATAA
- a CDS encoding ABC transporter ATP-binding protein, translated as MNQLLSTPAKIELRHVTHLYVSTSRAFMAVRDINLRVEEGEFICLVGPSGCGKTTLLSLIAGLEKPTAGKVLIEGKPVLGSSRQVGYMLQQDYLFNWRTIEENVFLGLDIQGIRNRETEDFALHLLDEMELADVRRAYPAQLSGGMRQRVALVRTLACQPDVLLLDEPFSALDYQTKLKLEDLIFSALRRHKKTAILVTHDLSESIAMGDRIYILARNPGRISSEVAVPSEIRDAIPFDARNIPGFQDLFHQVWKEMEVVSDAAKGN; from the coding sequence ATGAACCAGCTTCTTTCTACGCCGGCCAAGATTGAGCTACGCCACGTCACGCATCTCTATGTTTCAACGTCCAGAGCGTTCATGGCGGTCAGGGACATCAACCTGCGCGTGGAGGAAGGCGAGTTCATCTGTCTAGTCGGCCCCAGTGGTTGTGGGAAAACGACACTGCTTTCACTGATTGCCGGACTGGAGAAGCCCACCGCAGGTAAGGTGCTGATCGAAGGCAAGCCCGTGTTGGGAAGCTCCCGCCAGGTCGGCTATATGCTTCAGCAGGATTATCTGTTCAACTGGCGGACAATCGAGGAGAACGTTTTTCTCGGGCTGGACATCCAGGGAATCCGCAACAGAGAGACTGAAGATTTCGCGCTGCATCTCCTTGACGAGATGGAGCTGGCAGACGTGCGCCGTGCTTATCCCGCCCAGCTCTCCGGTGGCATGCGTCAACGGGTGGCACTGGTGCGAACGCTCGCCTGCCAGCCCGATGTTCTGCTCCTGGATGAACCGTTCTCCGCACTCGATTATCAGACCAAGCTGAAGCTGGAGGATTTGATTTTTTCCGCGCTGCGCCGCCATAAAAAGACGGCGATCCTGGTCACACATGATCTGTCCGAGTCGATTGCGATGGGCGACCGCATCTATATCCTGGCCCGCAATCCCGGACGGATCAGCAGTGAAGTAGCCGTTCCTTCCGAAATACGCGACGCAATCCCTTTTGATGCCCGAAATATCCCTGGCTTTCAGGACCTCTTCCACCAAGTCTGGAAAGAGATGGAGGTGGTATCGGATGCTGCAAAAGGAAATTGA
- a CDS encoding AEC family transporter, which yields MSSYLSILTQVIFPIILLIGVGVILHRRFQLDMNTLSKLIMYFFLPAMTFIAIYEASISLSLLKEVVIFLLLQLAVLHFLGKAVSKLLGLGEKSAASFNNSIILSNNGNIGIPVNDLAFRHDPLAMSVQMVVVLFEVVLAFTYGLFNASTASIGLKTSLITFVKLPIVYALVSGMLLHMFQVPLPSFVLIPLHTVANSMLAVALVSIGAQVARLGISRYSRMVLSSSLLRLVAAPLCAYVLLRLLNMNGVIAQALLICSALPTSRNSAALALEYGNEPEFAAQAVLASTLLSSLTLTFVIDLSTRLF from the coding sequence ATGTCGTCCTACCTGTCCATCCTTACACAAGTCATTTTCCCGATAATCCTGCTGATTGGTGTCGGGGTCATCCTGCATCGCAGGTTTCAGCTCGATATGAACACGTTGTCCAAATTGATCATGTACTTCTTTTTGCCAGCCATGACCTTCATTGCCATATACGAAGCCTCCATCTCCCTGTCCCTCTTAAAGGAGGTTGTTATTTTTTTGCTGCTTCAGCTGGCCGTTCTTCACTTCCTGGGGAAAGCTGTAAGCAAGCTGCTGGGTCTGGGGGAAAAATCTGCAGCCAGCTTCAACAACAGTATCATCCTGAGCAACAACGGCAATATCGGCATCCCGGTAAACGATCTGGCCTTTCGTCATGATCCCTTGGCCATGTCCGTGCAAATGGTCGTCGTGCTGTTTGAGGTCGTCCTCGCTTTCACCTACGGCCTGTTTAACGCTAGCACAGCCAGTATCGGGCTGAAAACGTCGCTGATTACCTTTGTAAAGTTGCCTATTGTCTACGCCCTCGTATCGGGCATGCTGCTTCACATGTTTCAGGTGCCCTTGCCTTCTTTTGTGCTGATCCCGCTGCATACCGTCGCTAACAGCATGCTGGCTGTCGCGCTGGTTTCGATTGGGGCCCAGGTAGCACGGCTGGGGATTTCTCGATATTCCCGTATGGTTTTGTCCAGCAGCCTCCTCCGTCTGGTCGCCGCTCCGCTCTGTGCCTATGTTCTGCTTCGATTGCTGAACATGAATGGCGTCATCGCGCAAGCTCTTCTGATATGCAGCGCGCTTCCTACTTCCAGAAACAGTGCTGCCCTCGCACTGGAGTATGGGAACGAGCCGGAATTCGCCGCACAGGCCGTACTGGCTTCCACGCTGCTTAGCAGCCTGACGCTCACGTTTGTCATCGATTTGTCCACTCGCCTCTTCTAG